A part of Meleagris gallopavo isolate NT-WF06-2002-E0010 breed Aviagen turkey brand Nicholas breeding stock chromosome 26, Turkey_5.1, whole genome shotgun sequence genomic DNA contains:
- the LOC116216193 gene encoding multiple epidermal growth factor-like domains protein 6, giving the protein MMTKRLSISLPMSCLEGTSSPSPESNVDCQSQCLIDCKQGHYYTAGNCLECPTGFYCPGGQKAPRKCPLGTANELTAQVDITACQVCPEGYLSLESGAGCRACPDGYSCDPHSGVQRSCSPGQYSPEGESECLGCPENHVCPDGRSRQHCLAGQEPDPSHTHCVTYARGSVSAEDVLMCLPCPAGHFCADSLTDTPPPCPAGSYKPKEEILMPSSSSLPLPGNGLCLKCPAGYFCPEGASHPAPCQPGTYNPLQGQDEATDCRACPAGRACTQAGLAQPDSECLPGYVCPVGSSSPHLPSNACPPGTVGNGFDLFDKSQCETCPAGYFCVRGTGGRQKPPALCPVGHYCPAGTKHAVQHKCAPGTWSNRTRLKSAEECLLCPAGWFCVGGSHVPSGMCSSGHYCPQGTWRGTQYPCPAGTYGTRLGNSRVEDCTACPAGAFCPSGTSKPLLCPVGTYRVEHGARVAADCVPCPGGYYCPNLGTVTPRTCGAGNFSDQGSASCLPCSVGHYCASEHTSREVMLLAMICPAGLRCPEGQAVAPEANANSCPRGFYCPQGDTGSDAKPCPNGTYGKQKGLSSAEECSLCPAGKYCYRAGAEPSGIPHPTGDCPLGFNCPPGTGFPFSFPCTPGFFWDNSSAEDEDRCKPCPAGYYCDSPAMTEPKACPVGFYCGEGSSKPEPCPEGTYSNKKGLSGPSECSPCGRGFYCAAPGQTGPSGPCKAGFYCQGRALTALPTDGVTGDVCPAGAYCPPGSPLPIPCPPGTYSNVSGLRSLGQCLDCPPGLYCDGTNTRAPSGPCEPGYYCTGGAKSALQHVVMEGHYSSAGAFKPEPCPLGSFQPDRGQSHCRDCPEGTFCNEIGLAEAQPCPKGHFCLGGSSLPLPCPVGMYTDVLGAGSCKPCPAGRYCSMAGLTEPEGPCQPGYYCSQGSSSSSPVGLSFGDLCQPGYYCPAGTGHPKEMACPAGTWNGQRGAQDATWCLPCAPGFFCSMSGQDAPVGLCAQGYYCTGGAKTAKPEDGVTGGICPRGHFCPAGSSAPSPCPSGEYSNATGQDKCVPCPAGFHCPKGLRRRCPPGFYCPQGTGISFYPCPPGTFNPSYELSQAERCQKCPAGMFCGDWGLSSPSGPCWPGFFCTAGASVPNPDGATNTSSGGPCPPGHFCPAGTSIPQQCPVGTYSDRPYMWQESSCMACPSGHYCSSAALTAPSGRCSAGFYCLAGASSPSPPGVWEAGGPCPVSHFCPEGASFPLACLAGTYNNLTRQAACFPCAAGYYCPENTTSYSVNPCPAGFYCPKGTRFATEFPCPRGYFNPDYMTQSLDSCLPCPPGHYCGKENLTAPSGKCDAGWFCISAAWTSQPFDLDNYTSANCLCPATATGGKCIAGFYCPRGSPEPLPCRPGFYCNASGLSMPSGECTAGFYCKGGAVLPNPTDDVTGNICPEGTYCTAGSAEPKLCPAGTFSSLPGRRSLSECQPCPSGFYCEGPGLSAPTGECWEGYYCDNQQRPVTDFTLYPCPQGFYCPPGTKRNTQYSCPVGTFGPRQKLKTVKECQSCPPGKYCEFSGLAAPTGDCAEGFWCRIGARVRNPQDGESGFPCPPGHYCPEGAPHPLKCPPGTWSGSEGRRSLQDCQPCPGGHYCNSSGQRAPTGHCSPGQVED; this is encoded by the exons ATGATGACAAAGAGACTTTCAATCTCCCTGCCCATGTCATGCTTGGAAG GGACCTCCTCTCCCTCACCAGAGAGCAATGTAGACTGCCAGAGCCAGTGTCTCATAGACTGCAAGCAGGGACATTACTACACAGCTGGCAACTGCTTGGAATGTCCTACAGGCTTCTA TTGCCCTGGGGGTCAAAAAGCTCCAAGGAAATGCCCACTGGGAACAGCCAATGAACTTACAGCTCAGGTGGACATCACAGCCTGTCAG GTCTGTCCTGAAGGTTATCTCAGCCTAGAGAGTGGAGCTGGATGTCGTGCATGCCCAGATGGCTATTCGTGTGATCCACATAGTGGTgtgcagaggagctgcagtcCTGGACAGTATTCTCCAGAGGGAGAGTCAGAGTGCCTGGGATGTCCAGAGAACCATGTCTGCCCAGATGGAAGGAGCAGGCAG CATTGTTTGGCTGGGCAGGAGCCAGATCCAAGCCACACTCACTGTGTTACGTATGCCCGTGGTTCTGTCTCAGCTGAAGACGTGCTGATGTGCCTGCCCTGTCCAGCAG GTCACTTCTGTGCAGACAGCCTTACAGACACTCCTCCTCCATGCCCAGCAGGGAGCTACAAACCCAAAGAGGAGATTCTcatgcccagcagcagctccttgccCCTACCTG GAAATGGATTGTGTTTGAAGTGTCCTGCTGGGTATTTCTGTCCTGAGGGAGCAAGTCACCCAGCACCATGCCAGCCAGGTACATACAATCCTCTCCAAGGACAGGATGAAGCCACTGACTGCAGAGCCTGCCCAGCAGGAAGAGCTTGCACCCAGGCTGGATTAGCCCAGCCTGACTCTGAGTGCTTACCAGG GTACGTGTGCCCAGTAGGATCATCCAGCCCACATCTTCCCAGCAATGCCTGTCCTCCAGGAACAGTTGGCAATGGCTTTGACCTCTTTGATAAGTCCCAGTGTGAGACGTGTCCTGCTGGATATTTCTGTGTTAGAG GAACAGGGGGAAGACAGAAGCCTCCTGCTCTATGTCCAGTTGGTCACTACTGTCCAGCAGGCACAAAGCATGCGGTGCAGCACAAGTGTGCTCCAGGCACCTGGAGCAATAGGACAAGGCTGAAATCAGCAGAGGAGTGcttgctgtgccctgcaggcTGGTTTTGTGTGGGAGGATCTCATGTCCCTTCTGGCATGTGCAGCTCAGGGCACTACTGCCCTCAAG gtACGTGGAGAGGCACACAGTACCCCTGCCCTGCAGGAACGTATGGCACCAGGCTGGGAAACAGCAGAGTGGAAGATTGTACAGCCTGCCCTGCCGGGGCGTTCTGCCCCAGTGGGACCTCCAAGCCACTTCTTTGCCCAGT AGGAACTTACCGTGTGGAACATGGTGCAAGAGTGGCTGCAGACTGCGTCCCTTGCCCTGGAGGGTACTACTGCCCCAACCTTGGCACTGTTACACCTCGTACATGTGGTGCTGGCAACTTCTCA GACCAAGGTTCTGCCTCCTGCTTGCCGTGCTCTGTTGGACATTACTGTGCTAGTGAGCACACCAGCCgggaggtgatgctgctggCTATGATTTGCCCAGCTGGTCTCAGATGCCCAGAAGGACAGGCTGTTGCTCCAGAGGCCAATGCAAACTCCTGCCCAAGAGGCTTCTACTGTCCCCAGGGAGATACC GGTTCAGATGCAAAGCCTTGCCCCAATGGGACCTATGGTAAACAGAAGGgactcagcagtgctgaggaatGCTCACTGTGCCCTGCAGGGAAGTACTGCtacagagctggggctgagcctTCAGGAATTCCCCATCCT ACTGGAGATTGTCCACTTGGCTTCAACTGCCCTCCAGGAACTGGattccctttctccttcccctgcACCCCTGGATTCTTCTGGGATAATTCCAGTGCAGAGGATGAAGACAGGTGCAAACCGTGTCCAGCTGGGTACTATTGTGACTCTCCTGCCATGACAGAGCCCAAAGCTTGCCCAGTA GGCTTTTATTGTGGTGAAGGCAGCTCTAAACCTGAGCCCTGCCCAGAGGGAACTTACAGTAACAAAAAGGGACTGTCTGGACCATCAGAATGCAGCCCATGTGGCCGTGGTTTCTACTGTGCTGCTCCAGGGCAGACTGGACCAAGTGGTCCCTGCAAGGCTGGGTTCTACTGCCAGGGCAGGGCTCTTACTGCA TTGCCTACAGATGGTGTGACAGGAGATGTGTGCCCTGCAGGGGCATACTGCCCACCTGGGTCCCCTTTACCCATCCCCTGCCCTCCAGGAACCTACAGCAATGTGAGTGGGCTGAGAAGCCTTGGTCAGTGCTTGGACTGCCCACCTGG CCTTTATTGTGATGGGACAAATACCCGAGCTCCCTCAGGACCATGTGAGCCTGGATACTACTGTACAGGAGGTGCCAAAAGTGCTCTTCAGCATGTGGTCATGGAAGGGCATTATTCCTCAGCAGGAGCTTTCAAGCCAGAGCCGTGTCCTCTTGGCAGCTTCCAGCCT GACCGTGGTCAGTCTCACTGCAGAGACTGTCCAGAGGGAACATTCTGCAATGAGATAGGCCTGGCTGAAGCCCAGCCTTGTCCAAAGGGGCATTTTTGCTTGGGTGGAAGTTCCTTGCCTCTCCCTTGTCCAGTG GGAATGTATACAGATGTGCTTGGGGCAGGTTCATGTAAGCCCTGCCCAGCAGGCAGGTACTGCAGCATGGCAGGTCTGACTGAGCCAGAAGGACCTTGCCAGCCTGGATATTACTGCAGCCAAGGATCCAGCAGCTCCTCACCT GTGGGCCTTTCGTTTGGAGATCTCTGTCAACCAGGATATTACTGTCCTGCTGGCACAGGACACCCGAAAGAGATGGCATGTCCTGCTGGCACCTGGAATGGCCAGAGGGGAGCCCAGGATGCCACTTGGTGTCTTCCTTGTGCCCCTGGGTTCTTCTGCAGTATGTCTGGCCAAGATGCTCCCGTAGGACTTTGTGCACAAG GCTACTACTGCACAGGAGGGGCAAAGACTGCAAAGCCAGAGGATGGTGTCACTGGAGGTATCTGTCCTCGAGGACATTTCTGCCCTGCAGGTTCATCAGCTCCTTCTCCCTGCCCCAGTGGTGAATACAGCAATGCAACAG GTCAAGACAAATGTGTTCCATGTCCTGCTGGGTTCCACTGTCCTAAAGGACTGCGACGCCGCTGCCCTCCTGGCTTCTATTGCCCTCAGGGAACGGGAATCAGTTTTTATCCCTGTCCCCCTGGGACTTTCAACCCCTCTTACGAACTCAGCCAGGCTGAGAGGTGCCAGAAGTGCCCTGCAG GAATGTTCTGTGGAGACTGGGGACTCTCCTCTCCAAGTGGTCCCTGCTGGCCAGGGTTCTTCTGCACAGCAG GAGCAAGTGTCCCAAACCCTGATGGAGCCACGAACACCAGCTCTGGTGGCCCATGCCCACCTGGACACTTCTGTCCAGCTGGCACAAGTATCCCACAGCAGTGCCCTGTGGGCACTTACTCAGACAG GCCATACATGTGGCAGGAATCCAGCTGCATGGCATGCCCATCTGGCCAttactgcagctctgctgccctcacAGCACCCTCAGGGCGCTGCTCAGCTGGGTTCTACTGCCTGGCTGGAGCTTCCTCTCCATCACCACCTG GTGTGTGGGAGGCAGGAGGCCCCTGTCCTGTGAGCCATTTCTGCCCAGAAGGAGCCAGCTTTCCCTTAGCCTGCCTTGCAGGGACTTATAACAACCTTACCAGACAAGCTGCATGCTTCCCTTGTGCTGCAGGGTACTACTGCCCAGAAAATACTACCAGCTACAGTGTGAATCCTTGCCCAGCTGGCTTTTACTGCCCTAAAG GAACCAGGTTTGCTACTGAGTTTCCCTGTCCCCGGGGCTACTTTAACCCTGATTACATGACACAGAGCTTGGATAGCTGCTTGCCCTGCCCACCTGGGCATTACTGTGGGAAGGAGAACTTGACAGCTCCATCAGGCAAGTGTGATGCAG GCTGGTtttgcatctctgctgcttgGACCTCACAGCCTTTTGACCTGGATAACTACACCAGTGCCAACTGCCTCTGCCCAGCTACTGCTACTGGAGGGAAGTGCATAGCTGGTTTCTATTGCCCTCGAGGAAGCCCAGAGCCTCTTCCCTGCCGTCCTGGGTTTTACTGCAATGCTTCAG GTCTGTCTATGCCTAGTGGGGAATGTACTGCTGGGTTTTACTGTAAAGGTGGAGCAGTTCTCCCTAATCCAACAGATGATGTGACTGGGAATATCTGCCCTGAGGGGACTTACTGCA CTGCAGGGTCAGCAGAACCcaagctgtgcccagctggcACCTTCTCCAGCCTGCCAGGGAGGAGATCACTTTCTGAGTGCCAACCTTGTCCCTCTGGCTTCTACTGCGAGGGTCCTGGTCTCAGTGCCCCCACTGGAGAGTGCTGGGAAG GCTATTACTGTGACAACCAGCAAAGGCCAGTTACTGATTTTACCCTTTACCCCTGCCCTCAAGGCTTTTACTGCCCACCAGGGACAAAGAGGAACACTCAGTACAGCTGTCCAGTGGGAACGTTTGGCCCAAGGCAAAAACTGAAAACTGTCAAAGAATGTCAAAGCTGCCCACCAGGAAAATACTGTGAATTCTCTGGACTTGCTGCCCCCACAG GAGACTGTGCTGAGGGATTTTGGTGCAGAATTGGTGCCCGGGTAAGAAATCCTCAAGATGGAGAATCAGGATTTCCTTGTCCTCCTGGTCATTACTGTCCAGAAG GTGCACCACATCCTTTAAAGTGTCCTCCTGGCACCTGGTCTGGCAGTGAAGGCAGGAGGAGTTTGCAGGACTGCCAGCCTTGTCCTGGAGGGCACTATTGCAACAGCTCTGGACAGAGAGCCCCCACAGGCCACTGCAGCCCAGGGCAAGTAGAAGATTGA